A single genomic interval of Babylonia areolata isolate BAREFJ2019XMU chromosome 26, ASM4173473v1, whole genome shotgun sequence harbors:
- the LOC143300355 gene encoding pyruvate dehydrogenase [acetyl-transferring]-phosphatase 1, mitochondrial-like, which translates to MYRFACANTLSRKYTEVLKEWWREVSTSAAAWNQSGVNLFRFKLRNARTPDAVQSPRLTPQMVNSILRMNEESVDVVNGPVKAYVKNQLQANKPIEDRNGQGSMVHGTASMFGVFDGHAGCACAQAVRDRLFSYIAVAMADHSVLKEIRDGTMDPTTDLIHWDGDNDRLVQSDLAALHKKSLVTFATECMAIDSHDVTVKESLVNGFLRLDRDITNEASPSNLHRPSMDMSCYFDTLAIAFSGAVGCVAYVDGTDLFVANVGDTQAVLGVLSDNRWEAVSLSNTHNADNPGEVERITRFHPNESSNIIKNRRLFGELVPLRSFGDVRYKWVKSDLLHLLNTKQIPNHLLSIYGESLVPPKYRTPPYLDAEPEVMHHHLTPKDKFLVLASDGLWDCLSPEKVVQLVAGHMDGQQVLVNYTPSEGATLKAVNTILTQRRNSLKNRALDSNAATHLLRSALGPDHGQISAQLTLPETIVRFYRDDITIVIIYFDSDYIKDRATFLR; encoded by the exons ATGTATCGTTTCGCATGCGCAAACACGCTCAGCCGAAAGTACACCGAAGTCCTGAAAGAATGGTGGAGAGAAGTTTCGACGTCTGCTGCAGCATGGAATCAGAGTGGGGTGAACTTGTTTCGCTTCAAGCTACGAAATGCCCGAACGCCGGATGCTGTTCAGTCTCCGCGGCTGACTCCCCAAATGGTTAATTCCATTCTCCGAATGAATGAGGAAAGTGTAGATGTTGTCAATGGCCCGGTCAAGGCATACGTAAAGAACCAACTTCAG GCCAACAAGCCTATTGAGGACCGAAATGGGCAGGGCAGCATGGTGCATGGGACAGCCTCCATGTTCGGTGTGTTTGATGGCCACGCAGGATGCGCCTGTGCGCAGGCGGTCCGTGACCGTCTGTTCAGTTACATTGCTGTGGCCATGGCAGACCACAGCGTGCTGAAGGAAATCAGAGACGGCACCATGGACCCCACCACGGACCTGATACACTGGGATGGGGATAACGACCGCCTGGTTCAGTCTGACCTGGCGGCACTGCACAAGAAGAGCTTGGTGACGTTTGCCACTGAGTGCATGGCCATTGACAGTCATGACGTGACGGTCAAGGAGAGTCTAGTCAACGGGTTTCTGCGGCTGGACAGGGACATCACCAATGAGGCTTCGCCCAGCAACCTGCACCGGCCCAGCATGGACATGTCCTGCTACTTCGACACGCTGGCAATCGCCTTTTCTGGGGCAGTGGGATGTGTGGCCTATGTGGACGGTACAGACCTGTTTGTTGCCAACGTTGGTGACACCCAGGCGGTTTTGGGCGTCCTTAGCGACAACCGTTGGGAGGCAGTCAGCCTTTCCAACACTCACAACGCAGACAATCCAGGAGAGGTGGAACGTATCACCCGCTTTCACCCAAATGAATCCTCAAACATCATCAAGAACCGCCGCCTGTTCGGAGAGCTGGTGCCTTTGCGCTCTTTTGGGGACGTCCGCTACAAGTGGGTCAAGTCAGACCTCCTGCACCTGCTGAATACCAAGCAGATCCCCAACCACCTGCTGAGCATCTACGGGGAGAGCCTGGTGCCCCCCAAGTACCGCACCCCTCCCTACCTGGACGCTGAGCCAGAGGTGATGCACCACCACCTGACGCCAAAAGACAAGTTCCTGGTGCTGGCGTCGGATGGATTATGGGACTGCCTGAGCCCGGAGAAAGTGGTGCAGCTGGTGGCGGGCCACATGGATGGACAGCAGGTGCTGGTCAACTACACCCCTTCCGAGGGCGCCACTCTCAAGGCCGTCAACACCATTCTCACTCAGCGCCGGAACAGCCTGAAAAACAGAGCCCTTGACTCCAATGCCGCCACACACCTGCTGCGAAGTGCCTTGGGTCCTGACCACGGCCAGATCTCGGCTCAGCTGACTTTGCCCGAGACGATTGTTCGCTTCTACAGGGATGACATCACCATTGTGATCATCTATTTCGACTCTGACTACATCAAGGACAGGGCTACGTTTCTGCGATAG